One genomic window of Salipiger abyssi includes the following:
- a CDS encoding LuxR C-terminal-related transcriptional regulator: protein MKDKLAIDFLVSLGTVIARSGQDMFYPSLARELASFFNTDRYLVIRYAMHAKPEFLSNHAMEEAAVSQYLDQYYRIDPLLRRVREGRVNPVLTFDELRRGSADTFFYDAMFRTANIRDELIFMLPIVNGVFVAICIDLSSRTFSEQDIFRAKLIFDTINMVHQQHVRLSFVNYGATDLKNSEISMLVQDRRGREIFRNDSWNSAISPDIRHEIDALLGTGKSGEAGIGTEFILKWSELSETNPVAPEGKVLTVEQKSPGYTALEAADLVDQLQVKYQLTSRERQIVSMMVQGEPNSRIADALEISAGTVRNHKHRLYYKLDITTERELFILLLELAQT from the coding sequence ATGAAAGACAAACTGGCGATCGACTTTCTCGTGTCGCTCGGCACGGTAATCGCGCGCAGCGGCCAGGATATGTTCTACCCCTCTCTGGCCCGGGAACTGGCCAGTTTCTTCAATACTGACAGATACCTGGTCATTCGCTACGCGATGCACGCAAAGCCGGAATTCCTGTCCAACCATGCCATGGAAGAGGCTGCCGTCTCGCAATATCTGGACCAGTATTACCGGATCGACCCGCTGCTCCGGCGGGTGCGGGAAGGCCGCGTGAACCCCGTCCTGACCTTCGATGAGCTGCGCCGGGGCAGCGCTGATACGTTCTTTTACGACGCCATGTTCCGCACCGCGAACATACGCGACGAGCTGATTTTCATGCTGCCGATCGTCAACGGAGTCTTTGTCGCGATCTGCATTGATCTTTCCTCGCGCACCTTTTCCGAACAGGACATCTTTCGCGCCAAGCTCATCTTCGACACGATCAACATGGTGCATCAGCAACATGTCCGTCTCAGCTTCGTCAATTATGGCGCAACGGATCTGAAGAACTCCGAGATCTCCATGCTGGTGCAGGACCGCAGGGGCCGGGAGATCTTCAGGAACGATTCCTGGAACAGCGCGATCTCTCCGGACATCCGTCATGAGATCGACGCCCTTCTGGGCACGGGCAAATCCGGCGAAGCCGGGATCGGCACGGAATTCATCCTGAAATGGTCGGAACTTTCGGAGACCAACCCGGTCGCGCCGGAAGGAAAGGTTCTGACGGTCGAGCAGAAATCGCCGGGCTATACAGCGCTCGAAGCCGCCGATCTGGTGGACCAGCTTCAGGTGAAATATCAGCTCACCTCGCGGGAACGGCAGATCGTCTCCATGATGGTTCAGGGAGAGCCGAATTCACGCATCGCCGACGCGCTGGAGATCAGTGCCGGAACCGTGCGAAACCACAAGCATCGCCTGTATTACAAGCTCGATATCACCACAGAGCGTGAACTCTTCATCCTGCTCCTGGAGCTTGCCCAGACCTGA